DNA from Haloferax volcanii DS2:
TAATCGACCCGACGCCGCTGGAGACGTGCTCCTGCCCCACGAACAGGAGGGCGTTGGCGAGGCCGATGACGAACACGCCGGTGGCGAGGATGCCGACCACGTCGCGGACCGACCGCGGGAGCAGTTCGGCGCGGGAGCGGGTGGCGACGACGTAGCCGACGAGCAGCACCGCCGCGATGTCGAACCGGAGCGCGACGAACAAAAGCGGCGGCAGGTAGTCGAGACCCGCCTTCGCGGCGACGAACGTCCCGCCGAAGAAGAACGCCGTCAGCACGAACAGGACGAGCCGCCGGCGCGTCGCCGTCACCGTCCCACACCTCCGAGCGAGAGACCGAACGCAGAGTGAAGTGAACGCATCTTGGATACACGTACGACTCCCCCGCGTATAGTTTGATTCAGAAATCAATTCACGGCAAGAAAAGTCCGCGGCGGTCGAGCATGATTCATGGTGTGAAATGATTTCGAGACGCGAAAGAAGTTTAATCGAGCGCGCACAACGTCGCCGCATGGAGTCGGCATTAGACGAAATCGAATTCCTCGCGCTCTCGCAGAACCGCGTCGACGCGCTCAGATACCTCGCCGAGCGGCCGCACTCCAGACGCGAACTCGTCGAGCGAACCGGGGCGTCGCAGCCGACGATGGGGCGGATTCTCAGCGACTTCGAAGACCGGTCGTGGCTCGTCCGCGAGGACGGCGCGTACCGGGCGACGGTGACGGGCGAACTCGTCTCGCGGGGCTTCGACGACCTCGTCGACATCCTCGACACCGACGCCAAACTCCGGCCGGTCGTCGAGTGGCTCCCGACCGACGCCATCACGTTCGACCTCGAACACCTGACCGAGGCGACGATTACCACGCCGAGTCAGGTCCGGCCGAACGCCCCCGTCAAGCGCGCCGTGTCCCTCCTGAGCGAGGCCGAAGACGTGCGCATCTTCTCCTACGCGTTCAACGAGCAGAACCTCGACATCGTCAGGGAGCGGACCGCCGCCGGCGACCAGCGGTTCGAAGGCGTCTTCTCGTCGGACGCCATCGACGCGCTCGCCCACGACTCCCAACTGCGCGAACAGCTCCGCGACCTCCTCGACGCCGACGCGGCCGCCGTCCGCATCACCGACGAGCCGATTCCGATGGCGGCGACCATCGCAGACTCGACGGTCCACCTGTTCCTCCGCGACGACAGCGGCATCCTCCAAGCCTCTATCGACGTGACCGAACCGGAGGTGCTCACGTGGGCCGACGAGCTGTTCGAGCGCTACTGGGAGGCGGCGGAACCGCTCGACCTCGACCGACTCTGAAAGCGGGTATCACGACCGACCGCGTCGTCGCCCCGTCAACCGACTCACGAGACATATCGGCGGCCTGCGAGATGCCAGCAGATGCCCTCGTCCCACCCGTCAGTCGAGTTCGTCGAACGAGTCGACCTCGTCCCAGCAGGAACACGGCAGGTCGTCCAGAGAGGTGACTTCGTCCGGGAGGCTGGTGATGGGAATCCCGGACCCGGCCTCGTCGCAGTCCTGTTGATGAACGCTGAAGTCGTCGCTGGACATCGTGTACATGGTCAGCACGCCCTGTTCGCCGGCTTCATTGAAACAAGTTGCGAGTGTGGCAGCCGAGCGCGGGGCGTCAGAGAACCCGGAAGACGCGAACCGTGTCGCGCTTGCCCGGTTCGCAGAGCAGTTGGGCGAGGCCGAACTCGGAGAACTCGTCCTTCCAGTTGCGGTGATACAGCGGGAAGTCGTCGTTGACGTAGCTCACCTCGGAGCCGGAGCGCCCGCGCGTCGGGCCGTTGCCCTCGTTTTCGGCGGTTATCACGAGGTCCGAGGAGACGCGGGCGATTTCCTCGAACACCCACGTGTCGTCGGGGTGGACGTGCTGGAGCGTCTCGACGGAGTAGATGACGTCGAACTTGTCGTCGGGGAAGTCGGGGAGCAGGTCCTCGATTGCGCCGGTGAGGAACGTGCCGGTATCGACGAGTTCGGGGAAGTACTCGGCCATCACCTCGAAGGAGTCGTCGTTGATGTCGATGCCGGTGATGTCCTCGTAGCCGCGGTCGTGGAGGTGCGCGAGGTGGCGACCGGAGCTACATCCGAGTTCGAGAATCGACGCGTCCTCCGCCGCGTAGTGCTCGAACACGGTCGCGAGCGTCTCGCTGACCTCGTTCGGGCCGATTTGGGCGTAGTACTCCGGCGAGAAGTCGCCGGAACGCTCGGCCCATCCGCGGTGGTTGTCGTCTGCGTCCATACCCCGAGTAGCGAGCGGGCGGGTAAATGTTCCGCGGAGTGTGCGCCACCGGGACGGAACGCGATTGGGGTCCGAAAAGTCGGTGACTGCACGTCAGTCGGGTGCGCTGGAGGGCACAGAGGGTGCGTGCTGGAGGGCACGTCGGGGAGGTGTGCGTCAAGGGGACCGAACGTGAAGGGTGCGTCAGGGGGGATTCGGCTGTCCCGCGAAGGGACAGGGAGCGAGTGTGTCGTGGGGGGCTGGAGGGGTGAGCGCCGCCGCGGGCACGAGCAGTCGGGTGTACCAGTCGAGCGTGCCGTGCCTCGCTCGCGGCGCGTGCGCCACCGGGTCGTCGACCGCGGTCGTTACGCCGAGTCCTCGGTCGTCGTCCCGACACCACCGGTCTCGGCTGTCGTCTCGGTACCGCCGACCGCGGGTTCGCCGTCCGTGCCGTTCGTACCGTTCACGGGACCATCACCACCGCCCGTGTCCGTACAGCCGGCGAGTGCGACGGTCGCTACCGCGACGCCGACACCGAACTGCCGTCGAGTGAGCGTTTCGCGCATCGCAGTCAGCAGTCTCGCTCGGCGGATGATAATGGGGGAGAGTCGTCCCGACCGTTCCCCCTTTGAACAACCGTTTCGAGTGACTGTTTCGACCGTTTCAGTCGGATTAACGGAACGTTCGCCAGCCAACCGAGGGCCGATGAGGGCGGCCCAGTACGGCGATTGTCTCGTCGCTGCGGAGCGACCCGGCGAGAGGCGACGGCGAGCGGTCGCGGACGGCGACGAACGACATCGGGGAGCGATAGACCCTCCTGTGAACCCCGGTGGCGACTGTCGATACCGACGCCCCGGACCGGGAGAAAATACAGTATTTGAAAATATTCAGACCAAATTGACTGTCCGAACAGTTGTAAAAATGTTCAATAAACAGATAAACAAAACATTATACACTAGCAGAGTCGACAGATAAAGAACAGACACATGCCAGTCAAACGCGTCTCGGGGGTCGGATGGACGCTCGTCGCGGCGTTACTCGTCGTCGCGGTCGCCGTCTCGCCGGTCGTCGTCGCCGCGGATGGCGTCGAAGTGCGTGCGGTCGACCACGGCGGCCCGGGCGTCGTCCCGACCGAGAACGGCCGGCCGTACGTCGCCTCGTGGCAACCCTCGACGGTTTCGGTGACCGTCGCGGGAGACGGCAACGGCACCGAGGTCTGCTTGCAGACCGACCGCGACGACGGCTCGACGATGCTGTTGGGATGCGAACCGCTCGGAAGCGCGGGAGCGAACCCGACCGACGAACGGCGCGTCGGCTTCGAGTTCGCAACGTGGCCGGCGAACGCGACCGGCGACCGCACCGTGACAGCGGTCGTCAGACCCGGCGACGGCGGCGAGCCGGTCGCGCAGGCGAGTCGCGGTGTCACGGTACTCGCGCCGGCCGGCGACGCCGACGGCGACAACCTCGGCAACCGGGACGAACTCGACCGCGGCACGGACGTGCTCGTCACCGACACCGACACCGACACCGACGGCGTACCCGACGGCGAGGAGGTCAACCGCTACGAGACCGACCCGACGAGCACGGACACCGACGGCGACGACCTCAGCGACGGCGTCGAAATCAACGAGCAGGGGAGCAACTCGACCGAGACCGACACCGACGGCGACGGCCGAGGCGACGGTGCTGAGGTCGAAGCGGGGACTGACCCGAACGCCGCGCCGGGGGCGGTCGTCGGGTCGCTGGAACTCGGCGGCGAGGGCTGGCTGCTCGTCCTCGCGGTCGCGGCCATCGCGGTCGCCCTGCTCGTCGTCGGCGTGCGAGTCCGCGACAGCGACGCGCGAGCGAGGCTGTCCGACGTTCGCGCCCGCGCGGCCGACCATGTCGACGGCCGAGGCGACGGAGCGTCGGCGGACGCGGTCCAGACTGGCGGAGGCGACAGTGCGGCGCGTGCGCAGTCGGCCGCCAACAGTTCCCCCGCCGACGGCTCCCCCGCCGCCGAGGAACTCCTCGACGACGAGACGCGCGTCCTCAGGCTCCTCGACGACAACGGCGGCCAACTCCGGCAGTCGAAAGTCGTCGAGGGAACGGAGTGGTCGAAATCGAAGGTGAGTCGCGTCCTCTCGCGGATGGCCGACGAGGGAACCGTCGCGAAGATAAATCTCGGCCGAGAGAACCTCATCGCCCGCCCGGAGAGCGTTCCCGAACACGCCCGGTCGCCGTTCGACGAGTCCTGAGCGGGCGACGCGGCGGCCGGGACGACCCGCCCCGAGAGTTGGAATCCCGAACCGCGGACGGAGTTGGAACATACCAACCAAGAATATAGGCCTCGGGGAACTAGGGAAGACTCATGCGAGAATTCGTCTTCACCGTCGAGTACGAGCGGGGTGCCGACGAGGTGATGGACCTGTTCATCGAGAACCCGGATTTACACTCCAAGACCATGGCGATACACGCCACGAGCGAGTCGATGTGGCGACTCGACCGCCTCACCGGGCCGACGGAGGCGCTCGAAGCGTTCGACGAGGTCATCGAGCAGGCCACCCGGTGCAACGGCGTCCTCGGGATGTGCGGCGCGCCGGTCGTCGAGTGGGAGTACGAGGTGCTGTCGGAGACGCCAAACGGGCGCATCGTCTACTCCTGCCGCGAGGAGGGCGACGGGATTCAGTCGATTCCCCACGTCGCCGCGAAGCACATCGGCGACGGCCTCCTGATGCAGGCCGAACGCCGGGGGGCACAGAACCAGTGGCGACTGCTCATCTCCGACGACGACACGGTGAGCGAGATTTACGAGGAGGTCAAAGACAGCCTCAGCGACGGCCTCTCGCTGAGCGTCCAGCGCATCAGCGAACCCGAGTGCTGGCTCGAAGAGAGCGTCTCCGCCGACGGCCTCCCGCCGGAACAGCAGGCCGCGCTCGAAGCCGCCGTCGAGTTCGGCTACTACGAGACGCCGCGCCAGCACACCGTCCAAGAAATCTCGGAGGAACTCGACATCCCGAACTCGACGCTCCAGTATCGCCTGACCCGCGCCGAGGCGTGGCTGGCCCGGCAGTTCGTCACCGGCACGCTCGGCACCGAAGTCGAAGACCGCGTCGACCCCGAACAGCTCGAAGCGAGCGCCTGACCGGCGACTCCCGGGCCGGACGCTCGACGAGAGACGGCCGCAGAACGGTTGGAACATTCCAACCACACCCTGATACGCCGCGGACGCGTACGTAGATGCGTGGGAAAAGACACTTTCAGCGACATCACCGGCCTGCCGGACGACCTCGGAATCGGCGACGACCTCGCGCGGGCGGACCAGCGCGCGTCGATTCGCGTCGACACCCGACGGTACGGCAAGCCCGTGACGGTGGTCGACGGTCTCGACCTCCCGGCCGACGAACTGGACGCCCTCGCGTCGACGTTGAAGCGACGGCTCGCGGTCGGCGGGACCGTGACCGACGGGCGCATCGAACTGCAGGGCGAACACGGCGAGCGCCTCGAAGCCGCGCTCCGCGACGAGGGATTCGGCGTCGAGCGCTGAGCGTGTTATCGTGATTCGATAGCTCTCGCGGCCGAAAAGGGCGGATAACTGACGCGGCAACCGACGTGCGAGCGGTCGATGTCTCCCGGTCGCGTATTCCGGGAACGAACACAGTTGGTATATTCCAAACGAGATCCCATTACCTTGGGTCCGGAATACAGAGGTACTCAATGGACACGAAACACGTCGACTGGCGTTCGATGCGAGACGAGTCGGCACCGGCGGCGGGACCCGAAGCCCGACAGTCCGGCGACGAGCGCGACGAGGGCGAGGCCGAGACCGAATCGGCCGAGGCGGCGGTCGCGGAGCGGACCGACCTCGTCTACGACGAGCAGCACGGCGAGTGGGTCGACCCCGAGACGGGCGAAATCCTCCGCGAGGACGAAATCGACCGCGGCCCCGAGTGGCGCGCGTTCGACGCCGCGGAGCGCGACCAGAAATCCCGCGTCGGGTCGCCGACGACGACGATGATGCACGACAAGGGGCTGTCGACTAACATCGGCTGGCAGAACAAAGACGCCTACGGCAACTCCCTGTCGACGGGACAGCGCCAGAAGATGCAGCGCCTCCGGACGTGGAACGAGCGGTTCCGCACCCGCGACTCCAAAGAGCGGAACCTCAAGCAGGCGCTCGGTGAGGTCGAGCGGATGGGCTCGGCGCTCGGGCTTCCGGACACCGTCCGCGAGACCGCCTCGGTCATCTACCGCCGCGCGCTCGACGACGACCTGCTGCCCGGCCGCTCCATAGAGGGCGTCGCCACCGCCGCAATCTACGCCGCCGCTCGGCAGGCCGGCGTCCCGCGCTCCCTCGACGAGGTGCGGCGCGTCTCCCGCGTCGACAAGATGGAACTCACCCGGACGTACCGCTACGTCTCCCGCGAACTGGGGCTGGACATGAAGCCGGCCGACCCGGCGCAGTACCTCCCGCGGTTCGTCTCCGAACTCGACGTGAGCGACGACGTGGAGCGCCGCGCTCGGTCGCTTCTCGACAACGCGAAGCGGCAGGGCATCCACAGCGGCAAGAGCCCGGTCGGACTCGCGGCGGCGGCCATCTACGCCGGCGCGCTCCTCGCCGACGAGGAACTGACGCAGTCCGAGGTGAGCGACGTGACCGACATCAGCGAAGTGACCATCAGAAACCGCTACCGCGAACTCCTCGAAGCGACCCAGAAATCGGGCGAAAGGGCCGTCGGGTCGACCGCCTAAGCGGACGTTTCGAGCGCGAGAAGACGGTTCTTTCTTCGATTCGCGTCGTTTTCAGACGCCTCGTTCGGACTGTTCGGCCCGTTCGACCCATTCAGACTGTGCGGGTTCGACCGCGGGCGACGCGACGCCGTTCTCACGCCGTCAGCGGTTGCACGAACACGACGACGACGCGCGAGTCGAACTGCCGCGACCCGGCAGCGCGTCGCGGACGCGGTCAGCGAGTGCGCCCGCGGTTTCGCGGACTCTCCCCTCGGCGCTCGATTCGGCGCGTCGTTCCCGGTAGTCGAAGTAGAGCGCCGTCGGCAGGAGAAGCGAGGCGTACACGCCGCTGATAGCGACGGCAATCTGCATCGGATGGTCTGCGGGGATGACCGCCCAGCCGACCGCGATAATCGCCCACAGCGCGATTCCCTGCCGGATGGTCGGACACCATCGATTCGTGCGCGCCGACCGCGCCTGCACGTCGGCGGCGTCCATGTCGGCGTCATCGCCCGATTCGGACGCCGGGCGGTCCGTTCGATGGGACTCGGCTCGCGCATCGTCGGATAGCGTAGAGGCGTGACGGAACGTTCGTTCGGACATAGAATGGTATCGGCGGCTACGGTTCCGAGCCTAATGTGGTCTCGTTTGGAATATACCAACCACGAGGGCAGAGCCGGCGTTCGGACCCGCGGGTCAGACGCTCGCGCCGTCCACCGGTTCCGCGAACGCGACGGTCTGTTTCACGTCGGTGACTTCGACCTCGACGCGGTCGCCGGGTTCCGTGCCGGGGACGATGATGACGAAGCCGCGTTCGACCTTCGCGATGCCGTCGCCTTGGTCACCGAGCGTGTCGATGATGACGGACCGAACGTCGCCCTCCGCGACGGGCGGTTGTCGCGGCTGAGAGTGCGCTTCGCGGGGTCCAGACGCGGTGTCGGCGGCGGATTCCCGAGCGGGGTCCGAATCGATGTCGCGGTCGTCAGCGGTCGTCGTCGCCGTCGTCTCCGTCGTCGTCGCCGCCGCCGATTCGACAGCGGCCTCGGTCGCCGACGCGGCGTGCGGACTCGAAAGCAGCGCGACGCGGTACAGTTCCTCCGTCGAAATCGACCCGTTTTCGACGAGTTCGGTCGGAATCGACACCACGTAACGGTCGCCGTCTCGCTCGACCGACGTCTCGAAAAGGAGCCGAAGAGAATCTGAGATATCAGTCACTACCGCTACTTCGACTCAAACAAAATAAAAGGTGGTGAAAGTGACTACCGTTTCGGTCGCCGAGACACGATAGAATCCCCGGAAATCCGATTCGACCCGACCGGAATCATTCCCGAAGACACATGTCAACCCAATGCTAACTATCGGGCATGGCACGCGACACACTCGTTTCGTGGCAGACGTTCGCGCTGTTCGTCCTGTTTCCGCCGGCGGCGCTCGTCGCCCTCGTGTTCTTTCCCCTGACGCTGCTCGTCTTCGGGTGGCTGTACTACCGCGGCAAGTACGAGTCGATACAGGAGTCCGACGACGAGCAGACGGCCGTGGAGCCGAGCGACGCCGCTCGGTGAGTGACGCATCCGCGGGCGCGAACGTGGCCGGGCGGCCCCCCGAAGGGTCGGCCGTCCCACACACGGGCGAGCATTTCTCGTCGGGAAGACGGATGTCGACGAGACAACGGATTTTTGAGTTCGTCAACTGAGTGATTGAGTATGGTTTACGAGACTGGGAACCCGACTGTCGACGACGCGGTGTGGCGGGTGCTCGACGGCGACGAACTCGACCGGACCGACGGGATCGCGCTCATCGCGCAGCCGGTCGAGCCCCTCGCGGCGGGTGCCGACTACGTCCGCTCCGTCCGCTCCGACGGGACCGTCGACGCCTGTTCCATCGTCAACGCGAAGGCCGGCGACTGCGCCGAGGACTGCGGCTTCTGCGCGCAGTCGGCGCACTTCGACACCGGCATCGAGACGCACGGCTTTCTCGGGGCGGAAGCGGTGTTAGACGCCGCGCGGCGCGCCGAACGCGACGGCGCACAGCGGTTCGGCATCGTCGTCGCCGAGAAGGGCGTCTCGAAGGAGCGCCGACCCGACGAGTGGGCGGACGTGCTGGAGGCGATTCGACTCGTCCGCGACGAGACGAGCGTCGAAATCGACGCCTCGCTCGGCCTGCTCACCGAGGAGGAGGCGCGAATCCTCGCCGACGAGGGCGTGAACCACTACAACCACAACATCGAGACCTCGCCGCGGTACTTCGACGAGGTGGTCGGAACCCACGACTTCGAGGACCGACTCGTGACGCTCCGGCGGGCGAAAGACGCCGGGATGGACCTCTGTGCCGGTGTCATCCTCGGGATGGGCGAGACGCCGGCGGACCGGGTCGACGCCGCTCTCGAACTCCAGAAAATCGGCGTCGAGTCGCTCCCGGTGAACGTGCTCAACCCCGTCCCCGGCACGCCGCTCGGCGACGCCGACCACGCCGACATCACGACGACGGAACTCGTCAAGACCGTCGCAGTCTACCGACTGCTCCACCCCGACGCGCGCGTCCGTTTGACCGGCGGGCGGGAAGTGAATCTCGCGCCCGACGAGCAACACCTGCCGTTCGAGGCCGGCGCGGACGGCGTCCTCACCGGCGACTACCTGACGACCGACGGCCAGTCGCCGGCGGCCGACATCGAGGTCGTCGAGCGGGCGGGCCTCGAACCGAACCGCGCGGTCAACGACTTCGACGTGGACGCCGTCAAGCGCCGAGAAGCGAGAGACGGCTGAGGGGCTGACGAACCGCCGAGCCGTCGAACAGCCGAACCGCCGAACCACCGAACCGCCGAACCACCGAACCGCCGAACCACCGAACCGCCGAACCACCGAACCGCCGCCCGAGACGCGCCACATCACCCGAGCGCGCTGTGCCGGGACATGAGCGAGATGACCTGCCGGTGGAGCGCCTGATTGGACGCGACGACGGTGTCGCCGGTCACGTCGTCTATCGCCTCGACGTGCGTCACCTCGCCGCCGGCCTCGCGGACGAGAAGCGGGCCGGTCCTCGTGTCCCACATATCGAGGTTCTGCTCGAAGTACACGTCGAAGCGGCCGGCGGCGACGAGCGCCAACTCCGCGGCGGCCGACCCCATCCGGCGAACGCCTCGCGTCGACTCGCAGAGCGCTTCGAGGTACGCGCCGTCGCCGTTCGCTCGGGCCAGCGAGTCGAACCCGGTCACGACGAGCGCCTCAGACAGCTCGGCGGCGTTCGAGACCGAGAGTTCCCGCCCGTTGACGAACGCGCCTTCGCCCTCGATTGCGACGTACAACTGGTCCGCCGGGACGTAGTTGACGACGCCGACGTCGGGCCGCGTCGCACCCTCGTACATGATAGAGACAGAGAAGTGCGGCACGCCGTTGTGGAAGTTGACCGTGCCGTCGAGCGGGTCGACGACCCAGCGCGGCTTCGGGCGGAACTCCGGGGAACCCTCCTCGGAGACGACGTTGTCGTCCGGGAAGGCGGCGGCTATCACGTCGGTGATTCGCGCTTCGGCGGCTTCGTCCGCCGGGCGGTCGCGGAACCGCTCGCGCGAACTCGACTCGAACCGGGCCCGTAACTCGTCGCCGGCGACCTCGGCCGCCCGAATCGCGGTCCACAGGTAGCGGTCGTTCACCATGCACCGACGTGGCCGGGGCTCGTATATTGTGACTGCTATGTTGTCTCAATAGTAATCTGTTCAGTACGTTGCCATCATAGTACGGTTGATAAGTAGTTGTCGATGACGTATCGTATGCTCACTATCGGGCATCGAGGCTGTGCGGGCCAGTATCCAGAGAACACGATTCCCGCAATCGAGGGGTCCGCGCCCCACGTCGACCTCGTCGAGGTGGACGTGATGCGCTGTGGCTCCGGGGAGCTGGTGGCGTTTCACGACGACGACCTGTCGCGGCTGACGACGGCCGCGGGTCGACTCGACGAAACCGCCGTCGACGACCTCACGGCGCTTCGCGTCGACGGCTCGGAGGCGACGATTCCGCGGTTCGACCAGGTGGTCGAGGCGTGGCCCGCGGGCACCGGCATGAATCTCGACACCCGCGACCCGGGCCTCGTCGAAGACGCCTTAGCGGCCGTCGAGGGACTCGACGAGCGGGTCGTCTTCTCGTCGCCGTCGCGCGAAGCGGTCGATATCGCGCTGGAGACGCCGACGCCGGCCGAGGTCGGCTACTCGTTCCGCGACGACGTGTCCGCGGAGTTGACGTGGGCGGCAGAACGAGGCTGTGAGTTCGTCCACGTCGAACACGGCCTGTGTACCTCCTCGGACCTCGTGGAGCGCGCGCACGACGCCGGCCTGCTCGTCGACGCGTGGACCGTCGACGACGAAGCGACCGCGACGACCCTCCGGTCGCTCGGCGTGGACGCCCTCACCGTCGACCGATGGGATGTCGTCGCCCCGGAGGCGTGCTCGTGAACCCGACTCGACGCCCGAGGCCGTCGACCGCCTTTTTATACCCCAATCATAGCGGTACGAGCCACACCAGAGAACAACATATGTCTAATTATACTCCAAATAATAGGAAAATTTAAATTATGTGTTCGGATATGTCCCAGTACATGCCTGAAAATGGCCCTATCGGCGAGCGAGCCGAAACGACGAACCGAGCTATCGGACGCACAACCAGTCGGCGCGGATTCCTCGCGACGGCGGGGGCCGTCGGCGTCGCGGGACTCGCGGGCTGTTCCGGCGGCGGGGGCGACTCACCGACCGGGACCGAGGGCGGAAGCGGGAGCACCGAACAGTCGGGAACGACGGCGGGGACATCCGGCGCGCAGGACGTGACCGTCTCGTTTTGGCACATCTTCGGCGGCGAACTCGGCCAGACGCTGGGAGACATGGCCGCCGAGTTCTCACAGCAGAACGACGGAATCACCATCGAGGCGGTCAACAACGGCGGCTACCGGCAGAACCTCAACCAGTCGTTGCAGGCGTCGCGGGCCGGCGATCCGCCGGGTATCGTCCAGATATTCGAGGTCGGGACGCGACTCGCGCTCGACAGCGGCTCGTTCACGCCGGTCGAGGAGATTCTGCCGGAAGAGGAAATCGACTTCGACGACTTCCTGCCGTCAGTCTTGAACTACTACCGCATGGACGGGACGCTGAACTCGATGCCGTTCAACTCCTCGAACACCATCATGCTCTACAACAAGACCGCGTTCGAGGAGGCGGGCCTCGACCCCGAAACCCCGCCGCGGAGCCTCGCGGAGGTCCGGCAGGCCGCACAGACCATCGTCGACCAGACCGACATGGAGAGCGGAATCAGCTGGCCGAACCACACCTGGATGCAGGTCGAACAGCAGTTCGCCAAACAGGACCAAGTGCTCGTGAACCAAGAGAACGGCCGCGACGGTCGACCCGACCAGACGTTCTTCAACTCCGAGGCGGGCCGCAGCGTCTACTCCTGGTGGAAGGGGATGGCCCAAGACGGCCTCTATCTCAACCCCGGCATCGAGGCGTGGGGCGAAGCGCGACAGGCGTTCCTCACCCAGAAGGTGCCGATGCTGTGGGACTCCACGTCGAACATCGTCTCGATGCAGTCCGGCGCGAAGGAGAACGGCTTCGAACTCGGCTCCGGCTACCTGCCGACGCCCGACGGCGCGAACACCGGCGTCGTCATCGGCGGGGGGTCGCTGTGGGTTCCCGACGCCCTCTCCGACGAGAAAAAGCAGGCCGCGGGAGAGTTCATCGCCTACGTCACCCAGACCGAGCAGCAGGCGCGCTGGCACCGCAACAGCGGCTACTTCCCGGTCCGACAGAGCTCCATCGACCAGCTCACGGACGACGGCTGGTTCGACAACAACCCCAACTTCAGCACGGCGTTCGACCAGCTACAAGACACCGAAGACACGCCCGCGACTCGCGGCGCGGTGATGGGCGTGTTCCCCAAGACCCGGTCGATTAACGAGGAGATATCGGTCAGCATCATCAACGACCAACTCGGCGTCGAGGAGGGGCTGTCGCGGATGGACACGCAGGTCGGCG
Protein-coding regions in this window:
- a CDS encoding helix-turn-helix transcriptional regulator — protein: MPVKRVSGVGWTLVAALLVVAVAVSPVVVAADGVEVRAVDHGGPGVVPTENGRPYVASWQPSTVSVTVAGDGNGTEVCLQTDRDDGSTMLLGCEPLGSAGANPTDERRVGFEFATWPANATGDRTVTAVVRPGDGGEPVAQASRGVTVLAPAGDADGDNLGNRDELDRGTDVLVTDTDTDTDGVPDGEEVNRYETDPTSTDTDGDDLSDGVEINEQGSNSTETDTDGDGRGDGAEVEAGTDPNAAPGAVVGSLELGGEGWLLVLAVAAIAVALLVVGVRVRDSDARARLSDVRARAADHVDGRGDGASADAVQTGGGDSAARAQSAANSSPADGSPAAEELLDDETRVLRLLDDNGGQLRQSKVVEGTEWSKSKVSRVLSRMADEGTVAKINLGRENLIARPESVPEHARSPFDES
- a CDS encoding class I SAM-dependent methyltransferase; translation: MDADDNHRGWAERSGDFSPEYYAQIGPNEVSETLATVFEHYAAEDASILELGCSSGRHLAHLHDRGYEDITGIDINDDSFEVMAEYFPELVDTGTFLTGAIEDLLPDFPDDKFDVIYSVETLQHVHPDDTWVFEEIARVSSDLVITAENEGNGPTRGRSGSEVSYVNDDFPLYHRNWKDEFSEFGLAQLLCEPGKRDTVRVFRVL
- a CDS encoding transcription initiation factor IIB — protein: MDTKHVDWRSMRDESAPAAGPEARQSGDERDEGEAETESAEAAVAERTDLVYDEQHGEWVDPETGEILREDEIDRGPEWRAFDAAERDQKSRVGSPTTTMMHDKGLSTNIGWQNKDAYGNSLSTGQRQKMQRLRTWNERFRTRDSKERNLKQALGEVERMGSALGLPDTVRETASVIYRRALDDDLLPGRSIEGVATAAIYAAARQAGVPRSLDEVRRVSRVDKMELTRTYRYVSRELGLDMKPADPAQYLPRFVSELDVSDDVERRARSLLDNAKRQGIHSGKSPVGLAAAAIYAGALLADEELTQSEVSDVTDISEVTIRNRYRELLEATQKSGERAVGSTA
- a CDS encoding TRAM domain-containing protein, whose product is MTDISDSLRLLFETSVERDGDRYVVSIPTELVENGSISTEELYRVALLSSPHAASATEAAVESAAATTTETTATTTADDRDIDSDPARESAADTASGPREAHSQPRQPPVAEGDVRSVIIDTLGDQGDGIAKVERGFVIIVPGTEPGDRVEVEVTDVKQTVAFAEPVDGASV
- the bioB gene encoding biotin synthase BioB, whose product is MVYETGNPTVDDAVWRVLDGDELDRTDGIALIAQPVEPLAAGADYVRSVRSDGTVDACSIVNAKAGDCAEDCGFCAQSAHFDTGIETHGFLGAEAVLDAARRAERDGAQRFGIVVAEKGVSKERRPDEWADVLEAIRLVRDETSVEIDASLGLLTEEEARILADEGVNHYNHNIETSPRYFDEVVGTHDFEDRLVTLRRAKDAGMDLCAGVILGMGETPADRVDAALELQKIGVESLPVNVLNPVPGTPLGDADHADITTTELVKTVAVYRLLHPDARVRLTGGREVNLAPDEQHLPFEAGADGVLTGDYLTTDGQSPAADIEVVERAGLEPNRAVNDFDVDAVKRREARDG
- the yciH gene encoding stress response translation initiation inhibitor YciH produces the protein MGKDTFSDITGLPDDLGIGDDLARADQRASIRVDTRRYGKPVTVVDGLDLPADELDALASTLKRRLAVGGTVTDGRIELQGEHGERLEAALRDEGFGVER
- a CDS encoding helix-turn-helix domain-containing protein: MREFVFTVEYERGADEVMDLFIENPDLHSKTMAIHATSESMWRLDRLTGPTEALEAFDEVIEQATRCNGVLGMCGAPVVEWEYEVLSETPNGRIVYSCREEGDGIQSIPHVAAKHIGDGLLMQAERRGAQNQWRLLISDDDTVSEIYEEVKDSLSDGLSLSVQRISEPECWLEESVSADGLPPEQQAALEAAVEFGYYETPRQHTVQEISEELDIPNSTLQYRLTRAEAWLARQFVTGTLGTEVEDRVDPEQLEASA
- a CDS encoding helix-turn-helix transcriptional regulator; the protein is MESALDEIEFLALSQNRVDALRYLAERPHSRRELVERTGASQPTMGRILSDFEDRSWLVREDGAYRATVTGELVSRGFDDLVDILDTDAKLRPVVEWLPTDAITFDLEHLTEATITTPSQVRPNAPVKRAVSLLSEAEDVRIFSYAFNEQNLDIVRERTAAGDQRFEGVFSSDAIDALAHDSQLREQLRDLLDADAAAVRITDEPIPMAATIADSTVHLFLRDDSGILQASIDVTEPEVLTWADELFERYWEAAEPLDLDRL
- a CDS encoding inositol monophosphatase family protein is translated as MVNDRYLWTAIRAAEVAGDELRARFESSSRERFRDRPADEAAEARITDVIAAAFPDDNVVSEEGSPEFRPKPRWVVDPLDGTVNFHNGVPHFSVSIMYEGATRPDVGVVNYVPADQLYVAIEGEGAFVNGRELSVSNAAELSEALVVTGFDSLARANGDGAYLEALCESTRGVRRMGSAAAELALVAAGRFDVYFEQNLDMWDTRTGPLLVREAGGEVTHVEAIDDVTGDTVVASNQALHRQVISLMSRHSALG